A single genomic interval of Nonomuraea rubra harbors:
- the trpA gene encoding tryptophan synthase subunit alpha — translation MTTLQTVFAKAKADNRAALVGYLPAGFPSKGGDVAAAAALVEAGCDVIEIGLPYSDPLMDGPTIQDAVHRSLTNGTRIADVMRTVEGVAATGAATLVMTYWNPIDKYGADRFARDLANAGGVGTITPDLTPEESEPWREASAAAGIDTVFLVAPSSTEPRIKAVVDCCTGFVYAASLMGVTGARETVNVAAEGLVKRTKAHTDLPVCVGLGVGTGAQAAEVAAYADGVIVGSAFIRRILDAPDEAAGRESIGVLARDMAKGVRR, via the coding sequence ATGACGACTCTTCAGACGGTTTTCGCCAAGGCGAAGGCGGACAACCGGGCCGCGCTCGTCGGCTACCTGCCCGCGGGCTTCCCCTCCAAGGGTGGCGACGTCGCCGCCGCCGCGGCCCTGGTGGAAGCCGGCTGCGACGTCATCGAGATCGGCCTGCCCTACTCCGACCCGCTCATGGACGGCCCGACGATCCAGGACGCGGTGCACAGGTCGCTGACCAACGGCACGCGCATCGCCGACGTGATGCGCACGGTCGAGGGCGTGGCCGCCACCGGCGCCGCCACGCTCGTCATGACGTACTGGAACCCGATCGACAAGTACGGCGCCGACCGGTTCGCGCGCGACCTGGCCAACGCGGGCGGCGTGGGCACCATCACGCCCGACCTGACGCCCGAGGAGTCCGAGCCGTGGCGGGAGGCGTCCGCGGCGGCGGGCATCGACACGGTGTTCCTGGTCGCGCCCAGCTCGACCGAGCCGCGCATCAAGGCCGTCGTCGACTGCTGCACCGGTTTCGTGTACGCGGCCTCGCTGATGGGCGTCACCGGCGCCAGGGAGACCGTCAACGTCGCCGCCGAGGGCCTGGTCAAGCGGACCAAGGCGCACACGGACCTGCCGGTGTGCGTGGGCCTGGGGGTCGGCACGGGCGCGCAGGCGGCCGAGGTGGCGGCCTACGCCGACGGCGTGATCGTGGGGTCGGCGTTCATCCGCCGCATCCTCGACGCGCCCGACGAGGCGGCCGGGCGCGAGTCCATCGGGGTGCTGGCCAGGGACATGGCCAAGGGCGTGCGCCGCTGA